Genomic DNA from Jonesia denitrificans DSM 20603:
GTGACTGATGTGTCATCTGTTGCAGCGGATTTCCTGTATACGGAGCGCCCGTTCGCAGTTGTCCACATGGCTTCACCTCACGTTGAGGATGAGCGTGCTCAGGGCCACGTTTACTCTATTGATGGGCACGCCTTGATGGACGGGCATCTAACAGCAGAGTCTGCTTTGGCTGAGTTTCTTGGTGCTGTCGCTGGTGAGGACCCACGTGCGTCTCAGCGACGTGACGCAAAGCGTTTCTACTTGGGTGATATTCCTGATGATAAGCGGGTCTCACATTTTGTCGAGACGTTGCGCGCTGAGGTGCAAGGTGCCCAGTAAACCACACACGTAAACCGCAGGTCACTCCCCGCGAACGTACCGGGCTGCCGTGGTGAGGAACGCTTCTTCGTAGGTTTCGGCTGGGAAGTCACCGAGGTAGTGGCTTCGCAGTGCGAGCCTTGTTGCTTTGAGTGGGTCTGTGGTTGTGGATTCGGTGACAACTTTGTCGAGGTTGCTGAGGTCTTCACGGAGGATGTAGCAACCCACCCCAATGGGGTTGTCAGTGAGGAACTCCTCGCGATCAGTGACCCCAATTTCTGTGAGGACGATGGGTTTGGCTGAGTACAGGTAGTCCGGCACAACGGAGGACACATCCGACACGAGGATGTCTGACTGGTTGAAGCAGTCGATGATGCTCCATTCGCGTTCGGCTTGTTCCCCGATGACGTGCCCTGTTCCCGTGGTGTCGTTGAGTGCAGTCAACCGTTCAGTAATGGCGTCACAGGCAGTACGTAGCCGAGGAGTGTTCCGGGCGTGGGGGTGCGGACGGAAGATGATGCGTGCACCGGCGTCAACGTAGGCGTTGATGATGTCGAGACCAATGGGCAAAGAGGAGCATTGACTGTCCGCCATAAACCCTGCCCAGGTTGGTGCATAGAGGACAGTGGGAGACGCGGGAACGGTCTCTGCTTCAGTCAGTTGGATACCGGTGATTTGTGGGCGTCCGACGATCTCGAAGTAATGTGGGTGCGTCTCCACTCCTCGTGCCGCGTAGCGTTCGACGGCGGCTTGCCCAGCAACGAAGTTGCGGTCGTACATGCGCATCGCTGGGTTGTAGCTTGGCGGTTTGTCGGAGTCCCCGTGATTGAGTTGGATATGCGTGTACTGGTGAAACCGAACGAAGTGGGCGTTCTTAATGGCGTTGTTGACGTAGAACACAGCTTTGACTGAGTCAACGATGACGGAGTCGAGTGACGCCATGTCTTTGCGCACGATGATGGGGGCTTGTGTCAGTGGTGCAACTTCATCGAGGGTGGCTTGGTTACGCAGGATCACAGCGTACCGTTCACCAAGTTGGTCAAGGTAGGGCAACCACATGGCGAGTTGATAGGCGGTTCCCACGGGGGCGTCATAGTACACGTAGAACTGCGGTGAGTACTTGGCCAGTTCTCGAGTGAGGGTTGCGTCAACGTGTTTTTTGATGTTTGTGCGACGTGATGCCACCAGCCAGGTCGCAACCTGCGCCACAACGGATACGGCAGTGCACAGCAGGGTGATCACAACAGCAAGGTCTGAGGGAAAAAAGCACACCACAAGAAGCGCGATGTTGTTGGCGACGTATGCCGGGTATTGGGGCGGTAAAGATGGTGGGTTCTCGGCCGCCCAGGGCAGATGTGCACCTTGCGGCGCTCCGCGACGCCCCATCCGTACGGTGAGCGGTTCCACCAGGAGAAGTCCAGCAACAAAAAGAACAATGATGATGTGTTGAGTGCGTATACCACCGTTGGCGGTGAGCGCGCTGGCGATGGCTGTGATGAAGAGAAGCACACGGAGTGCATGGCCACTACCGAGGTAGGCACGCCCGTCGTGTGGTGCGGTGAGCCGTTCTGGGGTCGGCAACGAGTTGCGGGTTGTCATTTCCGCGATGAGGAGAACAACGATGACAGCGGCGACAATCCACGTGCTTGGCGCGGCAACGAGAACTGTGGTGAGGAGCGCGACAGTTATTCCGGCGAAGAGAAACGGGTATCCCGCTAGTTCAAGAAGGTTGGCGTGAACTTTTTGGAGAACCGTGAGGATGCGGGGCTGTTTCTCTGTCACTGTCATTTACGAGCGTTTTCCTTCGTGTAGCGGCGGTAGGCTGCGGTGACTTCGTCGGGGTCGCCATCCATTCGGATGATTCCTTGGTCCATCCAGATCACGCGGGTGCACATCGCTTTGATGGTGGCGAGGGAGTGGGCAACGATAAATACGGTACCAGCGTGCTCCCGGATTTCGTCGATGCGCTGCCTGCTTCGTTCTCGGAAACCTGCGTCTCCGGTGGCGAGTGCTTCGTCGATCATGAGGACGTCTGGTGTCGCGGCTGTGGATATGGCAAAACGGAGCCGTGCCCCCATCCCAGCGGAGTAGGTTTTCATGGGGAGATAGATTGCGTCTCCGAGCCCGGAGAAGTCCACGATTTCATCGAAGCGTTCTTCCACTTCTTTTCTGGTGAGGCCTAGTGCCAGCCCACCGATCATGATGTTTCGCTCCCCGGTGAGGTCTTTCATGAGTACTGCGCTCACACCGAGTAGTGAGGGGATACCGGACACGTAGATTTCCCCTTGGCTGGGGGCAAGGAGACCAGCGATTGCTTTGAGGAGTGTGGATTTTCCAGAACCGTTGGTTCCGATGACTCCGATGGACTCTCCGTGGTGGGCGGTGAAGCTGACGCCTTTCACTGCTTTGACTTCGGTGTAGCCTCCGGTGAGTGCTCCTCCTTTTCGGAGGAACTTGCGCAGTATCGAGTCTTTGTGTGGGGTCACAGCTCCACGTTTTTTTGACCCGACAACACGGTAGGTCACGTGGAGTCCGTCGACGATGACGGATGGGTCACCGAGTTCGCCTTTTTCTGGTGTGCCTTGTGGGAGGTCTTCTGGGTCGATTTCGTAGTCGAATTCGTCGTCGAGGACTGTTGCGTTACTAGTCACGTCCGTACCTCGCTTCGTCTTTCCAGAAGACTAGGAAACCGATGATGAACAGTGCCACAGCCCACCCTGCACCCATTGCCCACATAGACCAGTTGATGGGGATGTTGGTCTCTGCGAGGACTGCTTGTCGGGCGAGGTTAAGGTACACCGCAACAGGTTGGTAGGTCATGATCACTTGGAGCGTGGGGTGATCAACCCAGCGGTCAATGGAGAAGATGACCCCTGACGCGTACATGCCGATGCGTAGCACGAACGGCAACGTGTTGGTGATGTCGGGGATGTGAGAGGCGTAGCGTGCCAAGATCATTCCTACACCGGAACTGAAGAGGAACAGAAACGCCACCATAGGGATCAGGAGTGGCCACCGTTCGGGGTGAATCAGTTCAGAGCCTTGAACAACTCCAATGGCCACTTGCGAGATCACCATCATGACGAGGAGGCCGGGGATGAGAACAACGAGTTCTTTGACGGCGACTGAAATGGGCAGGATCGCTCGTGGAAATTGGAGTGACTGCACGAGCTTGAGGTTGCTGGTGATTGATTTGGCGCTGGCTGTCACGGTGGAGGAGAAGAACCCGTACATGAACGTTCCCACCACGATGAAACCGATGACGTTGTCCATCCCTGCACGTGTGCGGAGCATAACCCCGAAGATGAGAACGTACACGATGGAGTTCAGCAGCGGCGTGAGGATCGCCCATACCTGCCCTAGGTAGGTGTTTTGATTCTGCGCTTGTGCTTTGGAGGTGGCGAGTACGCTGATGAACTCGCGTCGGCGGACGATGGAGCGAATGTAGTCACCGAGGCGGGGCCTCACACCTACTGGGTGGAGGCCGTAGCGTGCAGCTATCTGAGATAGTTGTTGCCCTTGGGGTCCCGTACTGATGGTCGTGCCTCACTTCTGGCTGTGCCCTTGCTGGCCTTGAAATTATAGCCGCTGCGAACGAACACTCTGTGACGTGGGCAGACGCGATCACACACTCTCCACGAGATACCCCCAGTTCAGGTGAAGCGTAGTGCGCAACTATGCGTCGCCGTTGAGAGCTCGGTAGAGGTAAGCAGCCACCCTATCTCCCGCGAATCCATCATCATTTGGCGCGAAGGTGGCCTTTAGCTCACTGTAGCGCTCAGTAACCTTAAGATGTACAGAATTCTCAATAAATTCGAACAAATCGTCTTCATCTGCGGACCAATCCGATGGCAGATAATCAAAATAGTCGAACAGACCCGGAGTCACATCAAAGTACTGACGCCAATCTGGCACATAGTGAAATATGGGTTTATCGAGAATTAAATAATCGAATCGAGCGCTACTGTAGTCCAAAACTGCCGAATCAGAGGCAGCCATAAGCGCATTCACTGAAGGATAATCAGTAACATTTAGAATCCCGTCCGGCCACTGAAACTCACGGGCAGAGGCAGCCTGGGAAGGATGTCCTCTAAAAAGGAAAACCGCATTAGCAGGCAGTTTCCGTGAAAGCGCGAACCAGTCAAAAAAACTCGGCACGTTCGAACGCCAAGGGGATATAGCATCATAGTCACGCCATGTTGGCATATAAAGAATCACATGACTTGACTCCGAAATTCCCAACTCCTTCCGCGTGACAGATCTCATCGACTCAGCATTGACAATTAAGTCGTCATTCCGAGGATAACCTGTTTCGATAACTTCGTATTCGAGGGGAAACTGTTTTTTGTATAAATCTGTGGCAAAAGGACTCGGAGAAACCAAATGTGTCCAGTTTCTTCGTAAGTTGAGGTTCCTTTGTTTTTCCACATCACAGACGCCTTGGGCAGACCATCGAGCAAGCCCCATCGTCTTGAACGGGTGACCATGATAGGTCTGAACAACCAACTGACCTACCTTGCGAATAAACCACTGTGGGAGTTCATGGTTAACACACACCATTTTAGATGTTGTCAACGTCTCAGCCCATGCCTCCGTGCCCACGATCACGATCGAGTCACCTTGAGGAACAAACCGCTGATCGGAGTCTACGCCCCATATGAAACGAAGAGTAGGGTCAATGTTCAGGAGAGAATTACGAATTGACAGTTGTGAGTCCGAAGCATCAGAGCCTTTTAAGCATTGGAAATAAATAGCCGACTCATCTAACTGACGGTCTCTAGCGCCGTCTATTGCTTGCCGCAAAGCAAAGGGCGATTGTAAAGAGGAGAAAGACGACGCCCTTATTTCGAATTGAATACCCTGCGAGGAATAACCGACAGAAACAACCCTGTCAGCAAGTAAAAATTCTTCGGGGAGTTGCAGATCATTAGCAATTCTAACAGTCACAAACTGGGAATCCTGATCATACCGCGATGCCACAATGTAGCGCCCCAACGGAAGATCGCGCAAGAGTGCCATAGGAACAGATAGGCAATTAACGTTGATTGAATCTAGCGCAGCAACTTTCTCTCCCGAGCTCCTGTCAAAAACGAAGAAATCCGCGTTTTTATTTTGCAAATAGACGTTTATAGCGTCAGTTGTTTTTTTAAAAGTTGTTACATGGTGGAAAAGAAATTGATCTGGAAAAGTGATCCCGCCACGCCCCGCATAAGATAAAATAGAACCATCTTCCCGATTTGCAATATCCGAAGAAACGAAAGGATCATACCTCCTTCCTTTTTCACTTTCCAAGTATATTTTGCTCGAGCTAGTGTGAGGAATCTTGACACGTACCTCAGTAAATCCATCAGCCGGTGTCGCCTGAAAGTTCAGGTCCAGTTCCCTTTCTCGATCCTTAAGGACAAGCCTCTGCGGAACAATGGAGTTCTTTAGCGCGAGTACGACTGAAGTCTCATTGCGGTCCTGAACAGCGTCAACAACAACCAAGGCGCGTTTGACAACCTCTATTCCAGTAAACCAGTCAGATTTCACAGCAAGCGCGAGCGCCGTAAAACGATTTATCGGAACATAACGATCTTTCGGCGGCACCCCGCGAAGAGCCGGGCGGACATCAAATGTGGCATATGTGCGCCCTCTGACCATAAGGTTGACACCCAACTGCCACATTCCAACTCGATGTACTAGCTGAGCACCAAAAATGTCAAGGCTAAGCTCGACAGTCCAACCAGTATTTATGCGGTTACAATAAGGGCTCTTTATAATGGAGTTTATTTTTTCGTTAGGCTTCCAATGAACTGGAACGGTTATGGATTCGCCATCACTAGCGTGCCGGAAGACTAAAAAAATCTCCGAATCTTCAGTGTTCAGTTCGATTTCATTAAGGAAGGCCCACCCTGAGATCTTCAGTTTCTCCCTGGATCTGTGGTATTCGTATATGCCTGCGTTGACCTCAGCCCGTTCTTCTGTGAAGACAACATCTCGCACAACCTCCCCAGAGTCAAGACGGGCACTTGGTTTGTAAACCGTTTCTTCGGCGTGAAAGACCATCGGAACCTGTGACGGCTTGTCCAATCCGTCCAGTAGCAACTGTTGGATCGCAGAGAGCTCGTTCGACGCTGCAAGTTCAGCAAACAGCTGCAGTTGCGCCGGCACACTAGCCAAGGAACCAACATCTCTTCCAGCAAGCACAACGCGAATCAACTCCATAATGTATTCTGCAGTTCTACGATCTTGCCGAAGAGTTGCTTTTAAGTAATTCATCATGTGCCATTTTAGAAAAACTGTTTGCCAGGCTTCTAAATTTGATGGAGTTGATTCTTGAATCAAGTACTGGACTGTAAGCTTTGATGCCTCAATACGCGCCTTCAGCATTTTTTCGGTAAAAAGGTTGCTGCTCAAAGAAGTTCCATCTTCTCTGATTTTCCAACAGTATGTGGGTGTGGTTATTACGTCAAAGCTTTTTGCCTTTGTAAAGATCTGGGTGATGAGCGGCTGGTCTTCGAATATGACACCTTCACGGAATTTGAAGTTATTTTGATCCCAGAATGATTTTTTATATAGTTTATTCGGGGAGTAGAAGTCGCGTAGGATCTCCGGAAAATCGTCAATGCCAATTTTCAAACGTTCAGTGTCGTGAAGATTTCGCGACCACTTCGGCCAGATTTCCTGTTCTCCTTTGGTTCGATAGATCTGCCCGATGACAAAATCTGACCCTGTCTTTTCGAGTGTTTTTGCCATTATTGAGTAGGCATTATGAGGAATTGTGTCATCAGAGTCGACAAAAGTAATGAATCTCCCTCTCGCTAAGGAGAGGCCCCGGTTCCTCGTAGCTCCCAGCCCAGAGTTTTCTTGCGTGAAGATGCGCAGGCGAGGCTCTTTTTCAGCATACTGTTTGAGTAAATCAAATGATGTGTCGGTTGAACCATCGTCAATTGCAATGATTTCTATATCTTTGAGACTTTGAGTAGCAATGCTGTCAAGACACTCATCAAGGTAATCCTGCACATTGAAGACCGGGATAATCACGCTAACAAGTGGATCGCTCTTCCTCGTTGATCCGAAACTCGCAAACTTCTTTAGGATCGACTTCACTGATTTCAACGAGGTTCATACCTTCCGGGCCGTCAACTAGTAGTTCGGATACACATAATAGAGGATGCTGCTGGGTGTTCTGTTCCGCTTGAGCACTCCGCGGGTGTTTTTGGGCAGGTTTCCTACAGTATTACCTTCGATAACGGTCACTTTGCCGCCACCCACTGCTGTGACGATCCCCATGTGTGTGGCCCGTCCTGCCCCCATTGTGTCAATGAATGCGAGCGCTCCGACTTTGGGGGTCCGCTTCTTCGCGTACTTGTTGAGGAGATGTTGGTGAAGTGTATTGAAGTTTTTACGAACGGGTGTTACATGTGGATTGCCTGAGGCTGCTGCGCTCCATGACACGAAGTGTCCACACCAGTGGGTCGTGTACCCAGCCCAGTTGTTGAACTTGGTGTGTTGAACTGAGGCGCTGCCGGACCATTTCTTGGTGTAGCCCACCTGGGAGGTGGCTGCTGCTGCGACTTCCCCTGGTTTCCCTGTGGCGGTGACACCGGTCGCGTTCTTGGAGGTGCTTGATGAGTAGATTGTTCCTCGGCTGAACTGTTGAACACATCCGTTGTCGAGGAGACCACATTGCGCGTCCATGAGGGGCACCCCGTAGCGGCCTTTGGGTCCTCCTGCGTTGAGGTAGGCGCTGAGGATTTTACCGCGGATAACGTATGCGCTGCTTGCGCCTCCGACCGTGTTCCGCACGATCATCGCTTTGCTGTATCGCTGGTAGGCCACAGATTTGAGGTTTTTCACGTTCGCGGCGCGCCGCTGGCTTGCCGATAACCTTCCGAGGCTGCCTTTTTTCGTTCCAATATTGTGCTTGAGGATATTTTGTCGTTGAGTGAGGTTACGGTTCGCGGTGCTCACGGACACTGTGATAGCCGGCGAGATGATGTAGTTTCCCCCGCTTGCGGGGCGTACAGCGACGCGCACATGTCCGGA
This window encodes:
- a CDS encoding CDP-glycerol glycerophosphotransferase family protein, with the protein product MTVTEKQPRILTVLQKVHANLLELAGYPFLFAGITVALLTTVLVAAPSTWIVAAVIVVLLIAEMTTRNSLPTPERLTAPHDGRAYLGSGHALRVLLFITAIASALTANGGIRTQHIIIVLFVAGLLLVEPLTVRMGRRGAPQGAHLPWAAENPPSLPPQYPAYVANNIALLVVCFFPSDLAVVITLLCTAVSVVAQVATWLVASRRTNIKKHVDATLTRELAKYSPQFYVYYDAPVGTAYQLAMWLPYLDQLGERYAVILRNQATLDEVAPLTQAPIIVRKDMASLDSVIVDSVKAVFYVNNAIKNAHFVRFHQYTHIQLNHGDSDKPPSYNPAMRMYDRNFVAGQAAVERYAARGVETHPHYFEIVGRPQITGIQLTEAETVPASPTVLYAPTWAGFMADSQCSSLPIGLDIINAYVDAGARIIFRPHPHARNTPRLRTACDAITERLTALNDTTGTGHVIGEQAEREWSIIDCFNQSDILVSDVSSVVPDYLYSAKPIVLTEIGVTDREEFLTDNPIGVGCYILREDLSNLDKVVTESTTTDPLKATRLALRSHYLGDFPAETYEEAFLTTAARYVRGE
- a CDS encoding ABC transporter ATP-binding protein, which gives rise to MTSNATVLDDEFDYEIDPEDLPQGTPEKGELGDPSVIVDGLHVTYRVVGSKKRGAVTPHKDSILRKFLRKGGALTGGYTEVKAVKGVSFTAHHGESIGVIGTNGSGKSTLLKAIAGLLAPSQGEIYVSGIPSLLGVSAVLMKDLTGERNIMIGGLALGLTRKEVEERFDEIVDFSGLGDAIYLPMKTYSAGMGARLRFAISTAATPDVLMIDEALATGDAGFRERSRQRIDEIREHAGTVFIVAHSLATIKAMCTRVIWMDQGIIRMDGDPDEVTAAYRRYTKENARK
- a CDS encoding ABC transporter permease, whose amino-acid sequence is MRPRLGDYIRSIVRRREFISVLATSKAQAQNQNTYLGQVWAILTPLLNSIVYVLIFGVMLRTRAGMDNVIGFIVVGTFMYGFFSSTVTASAKSITSNLKLVQSLQFPRAILPISVAVKELVVLIPGLLVMMVISQVAIGVVQGSELIHPERWPLLIPMVAFLFLFSSGVGMILARYASHIPDITNTLPFVLRIGMYASGVIFSIDRWVDHPTLQVIMTYQPVAVYLNLARQAVLAETNIPINWSMWAMGAGWAVALFIIGFLVFWKDEARYGRD
- a CDS encoding CDP-glycerol glycerophosphotransferase family protein; this encodes MIIPVFNVQDYLDECLDSIATQSLKDIEIIAIDDGSTDTSFDLLKQYAEKEPRLRIFTQENSGLGATRNRGLSLARGRFITFVDSDDTIPHNAYSIMAKTLEKTGSDFVIGQIYRTKGEQEIWPKWSRNLHDTERLKIGIDDFPEILRDFYSPNKLYKKSFWDQNNFKFREGVIFEDQPLITQIFTKAKSFDVITTPTYCWKIREDGTSLSSNLFTEKMLKARIEASKLTVQYLIQESTPSNLEAWQTVFLKWHMMNYLKATLRQDRRTAEYIMELIRVVLAGRDVGSLASVPAQLQLFAELAASNELSAIQQLLLDGLDKPSQVPMVFHAEETVYKPSARLDSGEVVRDVVFTEERAEVNAGIYEYHRSREKLKISGWAFLNEIELNTEDSEIFLVFRHASDGESITVPVHWKPNEKINSIIKSPYCNRINTGWTVELSLDIFGAQLVHRVGMWQLGVNLMVRGRTYATFDVRPALRGVPPKDRYVPINRFTALALAVKSDWFTGIEVVKRALVVVDAVQDRNETSVVLALKNSIVPQRLVLKDRERELDLNFQATPADGFTEVRVKIPHTSSSKIYLESEKGRRYDPFVSSDIANREDGSILSYAGRGGITFPDQFLFHHVTTFKKTTDAINVYLQNKNADFFVFDRSSGEKVAALDSINVNCLSVPMALLRDLPLGRYIVASRYDQDSQFVTVRIANDLQLPEEFLLADRVVSVGYSSQGIQFEIRASSFSSLQSPFALRQAIDGARDRQLDESAIYFQCLKGSDASDSQLSIRNSLLNIDPTLRFIWGVDSDQRFVPQGDSIVIVGTEAWAETLTTSKMVCVNHELPQWFIRKVGQLVVQTYHGHPFKTMGLARWSAQGVCDVEKQRNLNLRRNWTHLVSPSPFATDLYKKQFPLEYEVIETGYPRNDDLIVNAESMRSVTRKELGISESSHVILYMPTWRDYDAISPWRSNVPSFFDWFALSRKLPANAVFLFRGHPSQAASAREFQWPDGILNVTDYPSVNALMAASDSAVLDYSSARFDYLILDKPIFHYVPDWRQYFDVTPGLFDYFDYLPSDWSADEDDLFEFIENSVHLKVTERYSELKATFAPNDDGFAGDRVAAYLYRALNGDA
- a CDS encoding CHAP domain-containing protein, encoding MTHTRWWTSLTMTFALALTSAGAAAPSYANAGTVSLPAVTATHTHSTSVQSTLATAAKAAVTVKHTTGAVRTGESIRLVAQARAQGGSVVPKGLLRVQFKPTGGSWKSVIVSRTNTAGKYAVDWRPDRSGHVRVAVRPASGGNYIISPAITVSVSTANRNLTQRQNILKHNIGTKKGSLGRLSASQRRAANVKNLKSVAYQRYSKAMIVRNTVGGASSAYVIRGKILSAYLNAGGPKGRYGVPLMDAQCGLLDNGCVQQFSRGTIYSSSTSKNATGVTATGKPGEVAAAATSQVGYTKKWSGSASVQHTKFNNWAGYTTHWCGHFVSWSAAASGNPHVTPVRKNFNTLHQHLLNKYAKKRTPKVGALAFIDTMGAGRATHMGIVTAVGGGKVTVIEGNTVGNLPKNTRGVLKRNRTPSSILYYVYPNY